Below is a genomic region from Daphnia pulicaria isolate SC F1-1A chromosome 10, SC_F0-13Bv2, whole genome shotgun sequence.
ttttttctaaaattccaACGATAATTTTGGAGCTAATAGTTTCTCATCATTGGGATTGAGGGTGAAGGGAAGAGGGGGGGGGCGTGAAGGTTAGTAGGAGAAATTGATGGATTACAACTATGTGAACTGCCAAAGGAGAGTATCAATTAATGAGCAGCACGTAGTATTTAGCTAAAATTACAAACACCCGAAAAATATATTATCTCGGCACGATTCGGACTCGAGCTCGTCGAATACTCATCACCGACGGATTATGCAATTAGATATCAGAAAGAGTATTTTCGAATATTTAGTATCCAGGTCCAGTGCGGGAGTAGGGGAGAGCGGGAGCCACTGGGAGCTCGTAAACGTGAACGGGAGCAACTGGCAAGTGGTCACCCTTGGGCTGGAATCCGCCCTCGTCAGCGACCCAGGTCAAAGTGATCTTCTGGCCTTCAGGGGAAATGTAATAGGAAGCTCCCTTGTTGGTGTTTCCAGCTCCGGATTCGTAAGATTCTTTTCCGTAAGCGTCCTTGTAGCCCGGAAGGGCTTTCTGGGCGTAAGACTCGTCGCGAGTGGTTCCATCCGATCCGGCGTAGCTGCAAATGAATAATAGAAAATTCCACAAATTAAATCCTGTTGCAAATTTATTAAGGAGATGACCACATCACTCACCTCCACGCTCCGCTTCCGTCGCCGTTGCGGACATCCGACTGGGCCACGATGGCGATTTCAGGGGCTTTGTATCCGGCGTAAGGTGTGCCGGCTGGGGCAGCGGCGGCCACGGCCAAAAGGGCAGCGATCACAAACTGTCGGTTTTACGAACAAACAGGttatactttttctttttttggtaacTGACTGCGATTATTGGCAAAGAGCATAAAGCATTGTTTTCTCGAAACTCGAATTCGAAACGACCTGTGAGTTCTTTAGGTAAAACCCGTTTCTTGTCTCTATATAGGAAGTTTGGTAGCATTTATAACTGGTTTTCGAATATTTGAATTCTACTACGCTTCCTATTTTGAGATAAAACACTTACCGGAAATGCACTTTACTTAGTTTATAAGTAAGCGAAATGAAATCACAGAATTATATCTTAATGCGAATGAATTTGTCGGATAAAATCTTACCAGTTTCATGGTGGGTCTGGTGGGTTGGTAGAACAATTGAACAAGAACTGATGTTTTCTTGGGTCTTTCGCCCAGCTTTATATACCTCCGCGGTAGACGAAACCGAAAGGTGTAATACCCGACGTTTTGGTCTACTTAGTTGTTCGATTTAAGAGCTTTTCGCACCTGTTTATTTGTCACCATCCCGGCCGGCAGTCCCCCATATCCTCGTACGAGACCGCGCCCATTGCATTGGCCATACGTTTTCAATGTGTGAAATCGTCCTCGCTTATTCAGCCCAACTTTCTTCGAAactcgataaaaaaaattgggcgCTTCATTAATTGCATGGGTTTAATTGTTTGTATTGGTGTTGGAATCTCCTGTAATGCCCTATAACTCCCAAAGAAAACTACgccgaaataaaatgaattgttttatttgattttttgcgtAATAgttacttattttttaaattaaaagtatttgcattttttttttgggggggggggactggtTCATTAGCAAAATGTATGGCCAATGAAatggtgaaaaaaaaggaaaggaaattatcgaaaaagaaattagagaaagaaaatctctGGAGCAATAATCCTGACAAAAGGCAATAATACAAAGCACATAAAAAGGTAAGTGGGTACCTGCAAATGGCTTTTAGTTAAGCTGCTATGCTGCATTGGAGGAAAAGTTtgtcaaggaaaaaaaacatgggTGTTCTCAACTGAGTATAGAACCGGAGAGAATTCTTACGTAATACTAGCGGCATTATTGTTTATGCAACTTATATATAATAGCTTGGATTAAATGTTGTCTTTTGTGTGAGGTTTTTGTACTTCTGACTGACCACCACATGAAAATGTCATTCATCGTGAAGATCCAACCAATAATTTCAGATCCACTCGAGCTAGACACATGTATGGCTAAATATGTACTACCCGTATACAAACGTTAAGTATCGGTGAAAGTTTCCTTGCCGTTAGTCCTCCGACTTTTGCGAACCCCACACTTTTTTAACCGTTTTCTCCTGCTCGGATAGTAAAACGATTTTGTGTGTTCATCCTTAACTATGTACATGTTGAAACTGCGATGGACTGCGTTcttagtgaaaaaaaaacatgagaaAATCTCAAGTTAAAGTAAATTTCTAAATATCCACATTATGTCCATCCGATATcttaaaatgagaaaatggtGCAATTTTACATGGGATCATATTGAATCTGcatacaaaattaatttcgtGTAGTGTCAACACTTTTGCAAGTGTTAATCCATCAAATGTCGTTGACTTTCACTCGGCCATAATAACTGGTTTCCGCTTCTGAGATTTTGACcacttcttttcttatatggaaattattttttttcccttttatttacgAGGAGATCAACCGACTTTCAACAAGTGACAAACAAATTGACGTGCATGTCCAAAATGTGTCCGCGCGTCGATGCgaaaagtgaaacaaaaatcaactccgttttctctttttgttctcTGACTGATTATATTTGCAACAATATATTAAGAGGTCGGCATGTATAAGATTGACTTTGTCAGCCTGGAATAGTTGCGTCAGACGAGGTGATTTAAATGCCGAGACCAGTGCGGAAGTAGGGGAGAGCAGGGGCGACTGGCAAGTGGTCACCTTTCGGCAGGTAACCGTTCTGATCGGCTGTCCATGTCAAAGAGATTTTCTGGCCTTCCGGTGAAATCCAGTAAGTTGCTCCTCTGTTGGTGTTTCCACCGCCGTAACCGTAGTCGCCGCCGCTTCCAGGTAGCTGAGACTGAGCCTCCTCGCGTGTGGTACCGTCAGATCCGCCGTAGCTGAGTACATaagtattcaatttgaatgaattaatCCAATCAGAATTGAACAAATGTACAGCACTTTACCTCCACTGGCTACTTCCGTCACCGTTGCGGACATCAGATTGGCTTACGATGCTGATGGCGGGTTTGTATCCACCGTAAGTGCTGCCGGATGGTGCGGCGGAAGCCAAAGCCAAGAGAGCAGCGATAACGaactgtcacagttcaattgtaagaatttaaaagaaatcgaatttaTACGATAAAACCTTACCAATTTCATGTTGAGTCCGGTAGAACAAATGAGCAACTGATCATTTCTACGGTCCTCCCACGCACCTTTATATACCAACAGCTCGGCAGCAGAAGAAATGCAAGGGGGGTGTAAAGATGTAGTATAATAATACTCGTAACGTTCTGTCCTACTTCTGTTCGATaaacgttttttctttgttttcttccacTTTATTTTCCTCACCCGCTGTATAGCAGAGCCCAGCAGGCAGCTATTTAGCCAGCTATATCCTCGTCTGTAGTATAGCCGTATCCCATTGCAGGGCTGTGCTCAATGCGTGAAATCGTCCTCGCTTCAGCCCAACTTTCTTCCAATTCAATTGCAATGTATAAAGTTGGACGCTTTATTTGTCCTCTATATAGCTATATAGTTAGTATGGCTTCACGAACAATTGTTATCGGGATATCCCAAGCAATTCGCCCTTGCAAATAACAATTGGTTCAacgtgaatttaaaatatatagcGCCCACCTTCATTTCCTTACAGCATTCGCAACGATTTCGCGAAAGTCGAAATGCAATTTGGCACAGTGACACAGTCTACACGCTCCGGGATCCAGTTGTTTGACCACTAACGAGTTCAAGTACTTTCCTTATTCTTTCAAAGAGCAAGGTTTCCATTTAGTATGACCACATACTTGATTtctatatatatttgttttgACCAAAATTACGCAACGTCAACATATGTTTCACATCTTTAAATATGCAAGAATTGAAATGACTTGAAGGATTTGATGGGTTTAAACAGATTTGTAAGACTCGGCCAATTTGGGCAAAGTGGACAGCATACGAGCGATCTCTTCCGGAACGGGAGGAGGAGTTGGCAAGTGGTCGCCTTTGGGCTGGAATCCGTTCTCGTCGGAAATCCAAGTCAGCGTGATTTTCTGGCCTTCCGGCGAAATGTAGTAAGTCGATCCCTTGTTGGTGTTGCCAGACGCCGTCTCTTTGTCATATCCGGAAGTCAACTGCTTTTGAATTTGAGATTCCTCGCGAGTAGTTCCGTCAGATCCAGCGAAACTGAAtcgttttcaaattgattatatTGGCGAACGATTAAGGATAAGAGACTTAATTTATTACCTCCACTGGCTGCTGCCGTCGACGTTACGGACGTCTGATTGGCTCACGATGTCCGGACGTTTGTCTCCGTACGCCGGAATGGATCCAGCAGCAACGATGGAAATGAGTACGCCAAAAATGAActgcaattcaaattcaaatattcacaAAGTGAACATCTAAAGTCTATCATTTCACTTACCACTTTCATGGTGGATGGAATTCTTGAGTCCAAGTGACACCAGTAAGATCCGTCAGAGCCCATTTTATAGACTACTAGACCGCTATAAGAGGTGCTGTCGGCAGACGTACGTGTATGGCCGTGGCGGTTACCGAATTGTTtgacgctctctctctcctctcctgACTCATTTCCATAATCAGATTCCctcgacactttttttttattctgtcaGACACCGAGTCTACAAGTTATTTTGTTCTCTTGTATTTCAAAAGCCGCACACgcttgctggtggtggtgtccTTCAAATGTCAATGACTTTCTCCCGGGACTtatgttttcatattttattgcGCACCTCTATTTGTGCTGCATTCCACCATATTAATTGGATATAATGTTATCTATATCTTTTTGTGACCCACTGAAAAAGgtgggcaacaacaacaactgatgATATAAAACTGCAATttcagaaaacaaatgaaaaataaattccgaaCTTTAATTGTTGTTATATGCCTGAGTTATTATTGTCCAGGGAGATCTGAACGTGCCGTAATCTTTTCCGGATTTCTAGATATCGAAATAACACGGGCCATCAATTTCAGGGGGGGGGAGATACGTCACACGCTTTCACGTACCAAACATTCCTATCTATAGCGATATAATGGTGCTGATAATCATAAAAACtactaaaagatttttttctttcgcttttCTTGTTCCATTTGGCTTTCTTTTACGATCgcatgtatataaatataacccTTTACAGAGGCAATATTGCAAGAAAAACGTGGGTGTGTAATCAGAGACATCAATTGGCGATAAACAACGCGAGTATGGCACTAAAATATTTAAGTCTGCTGGCCTACACGTACTGTACATGCAATTTCAACGTTTTGGCTTATTCGCAATTTCTTGCTGAGACtaagttgtgtgtgtggtctCATTTGACGCAATGTTGCGTCAGCTGTGCTTTCATTCACCAACCATATttgcttttctttcctcctttttaaaaatctaataaTGTTGATGATGAAAACTACAGCAGGTCTTACGGTAATTCATGCGGGGAAAGTTACCTTTCGTGTAAATAACGTTTAGTTTGTCTTGTATCCATTTATTTTAATCATACCGTGTTGTTAGCCGCACCgtgagaaaaacaattttgataaATGTCAGTGAATGATGACGAAAATGGGCAGCACATTCACAGCAGCTGTCCCCATTTGGCGAATTGGCCCTGTCAAGGGTGTGCACACGATTGCGCAACGTAGCGCGAcacgaaaaacaaagaaatgagaacgaaaaagaataattgGAATCGAATTTGAACAGATATATTTGCGATACAAATAAATACTATCTGCAAAAGATATCATGGTTCCCACATTGACAGAGAATCGAAGAGAAACCAGGAGCGATGCAggtggtaaaataaaaaaaaggagataaaaggagagagaaacatGGAGGCGATTGATTGGAGATCAATCAGAGATGAATTTAGTAGATCTTGAAGCCCTTGCCGTCGAAGGGGATGTGCACTGGGGCGACGGGGAGTTCGAATTCGTGGACGGGAGCAACGGGCAAGTGGTCACCCTTGGGCTGGAATCCGGCATCATCGGCGACCCAGGTCAAAGTGAGGCGCTGGCCTTCGGGGGAGACCCAGTAGGAAGATCCCTTGTTGGTGTTTCCCTGGACATCACCGTAAGACTCTTTGCCGTAAGAGTCGTAGGTGACTCCCTTGAAGGTCTTCTGCTCGTAAGCTTCATCGCGGGTGGTGCCGTCAGATCCAGCGTAGCTATAATATAAAGAAATCAATCGATTTATACATAATCGaatcaattgaaagaaaacaaatgctgGACAAAGATTGCTTACCTCCATTGGCCGCTGCCGTCGACGTTGCGGACGTCGGATTGGCTGACGATGGTGATCTCGGGAGCTTTGTATTCCGGCTTGTAGCCGGAAGGAGCGGCGGCAGCGACGGCCAAGAGAGCGGCGATGACGAActaattcgaaaaaatgtcgTAAAGTTAAATAAGCTAGTGAATTTAtataagagaagaagaagaagaacaagaaaaatgttttgccaAGTTACCAATTTCATGTTGACTTGTGTTGATGAGTTGAACAACTGATGACTTTGGATCCGACCGACTCGGGCTTATATAGTCGGTGAAGGTGCTGGAGGAGGTCTATCGCCGTTTcaactctttctttcttcagttGACCCAATTATGCAACACACAATGCGCACAACTCTGGGCACTCGGTCATTTTTGGCCTGTATAGTATACTACACCCAATGGCAAGCGTCGCTGGCTCAGCGTCGTCTGACGTCGCACCTCCCGTTGGGGGCGGTCTCTTCTCCCCCCCTCTTCTGTCGTCGGaggaaactttttttgttttgtttttacgaCTCCGTTATTTTCCATTCAAATTTCACTATAGCCAAAGGGGAGAAAACTGAAAGCAAGCAGCCAGCGATcttgtctattttttaaaaaattttcaatgccATCGCTATATATCTGTTGGTTTGTGGTATTATCTTCTGGGTCATCTTTGGCCGTACACAGACACAGGGGGATACGGTTTCGTGAGCAGATTGGTATCTCAAATCGTTGCGCATGATTTATATCGGTCTCCAAATAAACCATGTCGGTACTCTTGGTTTCGATAGGCAGCAGAGAGAAGGTCACCGTTTGTATACAAAAGAAGATCTTGTCCACCTTGCTATATTTCCAAACAAAGGCTAAATAATCAAATAGACTATACTGTATTATTCACTGAGCATGTAAAAGTCTGCGGGAGATAACAGAACATTTGTAAACAAAAGagatttcgtctttttttaacaagtgatttcGTGCGAAAAGACAGGCTACTTTCAACCAGAGCCTAAAGGCATCACGGACGGAAGTCTATGCATTACACATTTCAGCTTTTACCTGTTTGATGGTTGATATCATCAGCAATTCAAAAAGCtctggcgaaaaaaaaatttcttttgggtcttttcagatttttcgcaCAGCGCATGATTTATTATGAGATCATGATGCATTATTACGTATTGTACGCGCGCGCTATTACATCAGCAACTCTGCCATGTGTGTGGAtcacgaaaaggaaaagaaccaGCAAATCAAAGATAACAACTTTATAATTCGGGGCTTTTACTTTTCTCCTGGCGAGTTGCGCGGACTAGAAAATAACTAGAGCCTAGCAGAAATAACTATAGGAGACTTGAATGCAGTTATACGTTTTTGCATATTGCTTACAATTATGTTGAAATGAtaagtcctttttttttaatgagatgcttttctctttctaatgTACATGCGCGGTTCATTTCGATGTTGGAATAATAAGGAGAAATGGAAAGCTTTTGGGTCAATTCAAGATTTAAGTTCAATTTGTATTTACGTTGTTGTTCATGCACCGTGTATAAATATTTACACCGGGAGGAAATATATTAAACCACATCGATTTAACTggggtgggtgtgtgtgtgaataaGGGGAAGATTTATAGGACTGGCATTTTTgctttgatgtttgattcttttctcatcttttatttagAATCCAGCTCCAGTGCGGGagtaggggagagcgggggCGACTGGGAGCTCGTATTCGTGAACGGGAGCAACTGGCAAGTGGTCACCCTTGGGTTGGAATCCGCCCTCGTCAGCAACCCAGGTCAAAGTGATCTTCTGGCCTTCAGGGGAAATGTAATAGGAAGCTCCCTTGTTGGTGTTTCCAGCTCCGGATTCGTACGATTCTTTTCCGTAAGCGTCTTTGCCGTAGCTGGGCTGGGCGGCCAATTGCTTCTGGGCGTAAGACTCGTCACGAGTGGTTCCGTCAGATCCGGCGTAGCTTTTATTGAATGGGAGAAAGAAAGGTTAAATACAATTGaaagtgaatttgaattttcaaactcACCTCCATGCGCCGCTGCCGTCGACGTTGCGGACATCGGACTGGGCCACGATGGCGATCTCAGGGGCTTTGTACTCGGGTTTGTAGCCGGAcggagcggcggcggcgacggcCAAGAGAGCGGCGATGATGAActttaatttgataaaaaaaaataacctctTAGTATATAAGCATCGGAGGGAATTGTGTTTAACTGAAATAGACTTACCAGTTTCATGTTGACTGAAGTTGGTTTGTGGAAGAACTGATGCCAGTGGTCGGATGACACCTGGGCTTATATACCGCAGCGCTTTTCACCAGAGAACGAACGAAAAGGAACGAAAGAGtgactataataataatagtacaTAAAACTATTTTctattcctcttcttctttttcttcttcttcttcttctttccttgttcatttttgttttgtgcccAGAGTGACCCACTTCCAGCCGAAtacccaccaccagcagcagggcGGACGACGCCTCTTAGCGCCAATAAGCTCGGCCAGACCAGACCAGCCCAAGCGTCGTTAAACGCCGGGCCGTCGTCGTAATATCTGCCGTCTGCATTTTTCTCCAATGTTACGCGACCATACGGAGTATAGCAGGTATTGCTCGGCTCGCAGTTTTCTTAGTTTTCGGCTGATTGTTATCGGCCGCGCCCACTTGACTTTCAGActcttcatttcttcttcggctgaattttgttgttatttgggCTTTCACTTTACACACAAATAGCAGTATGCCGCAAGGTTTTGATACAACAATATCGAGTAAGGAAGTAGGACAGGACAATCATCAAACCTAAAACAGTTTTTGGATGGTTGGCTGGCACTTGGAGGATCTAATCACGCGTCTATGTACCTACTATGCAGCCGCCACTTTAATGGCACTGTCGGCCGTGAAAGACTTATACGTCTACTTTGCCGTGCAACTCGCATGAGAAATctgattggggggggggggggacctaATAGGAGGGACAGAATATGTAGGTTTTGACCCCGAAAGAACTACGTATATTTTCTCCCCTCAAACGTCATCCATTTCAACCTTGAATTTCATGGCGTGACGTCTGtctatagaagaaaaagacctTCGTGAAAGCGACAAAAAGAAACCGTTTTTTCGCCTCTAAGGTTAAGCGCCATTCTTGACGATTATTATATATTGCAGCGCAGCTTTTGTGCTGCTGCCatcgaataagaaaaaaaaaggaaatcgcaCCTAACTGCGCTAGCTTAAAATATACGCCACGCAGAGGCAATAAGTGTCCCAGCAGTCAGTGTGTCTGGGTCAGAGGGCTGCCAAAGAAATTTCGACTGTTatttagtttgaaaaaaaaaacgggcggGAAATAGGAGACttggttatttcttttctttcgaaaGAGAAAGCTAAATATATAGCCAGCCTATGATTCTTTTGCGTGTGCTGCTGTGATCCCATAGTATATACACGTAGATAGAGCATTGTGTATAACCTTGTCGGGTGAAATCATCTTTACAGAGAATTGACAGCAGCGAAGAGAAAACTGAATGCCCCTCGCGCGATATTATTCCACAActtcagcaacagcaacagttgCGTAAAGGCCATACGGgcagggcagcagcagcagcaggagcgctGGATATTATTTATTGCGGCACAACAAACATCCAGCCCGTTGGCATCACTTGTCCTTGCCACTACTCAGCTTTGTATGTTCCATCTTGCCAATAAATTCCCATCTCGCCCAAATCATGCGCGGATCTCCAGTGAAGCCAGAAGGTCGTCCGTCGACCGCCATTGGAAAATCTATAGGATAGATACTGTACTGTGAATACTATACCCCCATCGAATTAGATACAACCGAATTCAACGAGGCTGAAACTCATaattacttattattatttctttcactcGCTGAGCTTTGAGTAGACGAACGAGTTCCTCTTCACCTGatgggttattattattagatgaTTATCGGTCTCTCTGGTGCCGGAGACATGCTGACGATACCTCTATCCATTTATTTGATCAAACCGCCGGCACGGCAGCAGCAATCAACACCTGAAAGTGAAAATGGCGACCTATATACTGCGGCGACGATAGATATACCTAGGTATAGGGGACACAGAGTGCTCAAACCTTCGTCTGATAACCATCGAGACTGTCTAGATGGAACGGTTGATTATAGAGGAGAATTGGGACATTATAACGCTAGCTAGCATAGCtgcatcttctttttcgacaTGATCGTTTGAGGCTTTACGTAGAAGACAAAATGACGGAGAGTTGTTTGCGGTTCTGATGGCTGTCTCGTGACTCACGCcagacacatttttttaaactctgTAATTTCCGCAGTATGTAATTCAAACGCCAACAATGGCTGCACAGCCACAGCgcattattgtttttttcttttctacaaaaaaatataataaaataaaaattcacgtccatttctctttttttttttaccttttttcccATACGTCGAagttgcgaaaaaaaaatctaaaacaaaAGGGAGCGCGAGCGCGTTCGCCGCTCGTTCTTTTCCGTGACATCAATAAATAGAAATCACGCCGGCGTGTGTGTAGTATATAATAGAGGCAGGCCTTTTGTTTGCTGCTGGCCTCCTCCTCGATTACTCTCCgaacacgagaaaaaaaaatgggcctTATAATCATCATCACAATTCACGACGACGAATTTTCCTGCCTCACCATTTCCCAATTCCCGCGAAATGATTTgagaatataagaaaagggaaaaagtgaATGATGCGGTGTATTACAGTTCCTTGACctgattgttgttttttctttttttgcgcaGCTTACAATGTGAAAATGTCAAGACGGTCTGCCCTGTTATTCTAGCGCTATTATAATCACTGACGTAACGATGAAACATCAGATTTGACTTATTCGAATATCCGTCCAACTCGGCAAATTTAGGTTTcacattttcatattttcggcGTCTGAACGAAAAATGAACAATACAAAATGTCTGTCTAGCTATATCCTTTTCTGGCCCCACGTTACGACATCGCCACTCTCTCAACTCATCGGGAGTGTGTACGAACCCCACCCATTTATAtactattatttattttttgcaaacttttatttttgtttgggtgCGATGGGGTTATAACGGTCCGTTTTCACTCTCGCTGCGCATACATCAAacgaactttttttaaaaatcttatctCGTTAGCTAGCGGCTGATTGATTTTTCACGGTAACGAGTTATTCCGGTTTTCTGAAGGGTTGGAGGGTGGCGCCCTAAATATTCGCTAGCTATCGTTGCAGCGCAACCGCTCTCCTATGCAGACTAATAAATAATTCCTTAGATTGcattttggcaaaaaaaaatgataggtTATTATATTCCACCTCTTTTCTTAAATCTACAGACATTTCACGTTTCTCCGTTTCCAGTTAACGGCGTCTGTCCGATAAAGTAATAGTGGTGTCAGCCATGTGTTGCATCGTCAACCCCATCCGAATCTAATCTGAACGAAATTTCCaatcaagtttttaaaatatgaaatggATCACGTCGTCGTCCAAATACCTAGAACGAAAAATCGTTTACATCGAGCCCGTTTTCGTCGGGGAAATTGATTGCATCATCAGAACCACCACTTTCACTTACACATACATCACGCATGGTGAGCacgctgaaaaaatctgagcgtttcaaattgttcaatCCGGAGAATCgatttgaaatcagcgccaaaACAAATTCCCGCCTTATATGGGCATTTGAGTTTTTTCGCGTGAGTGTCTAGATTACCCAATTTTCACTCGTcctaaataaaaagatttaaatcaAACAATTGGCAAGGCGACGATCGTTTCAAATGGTACCAAGGTGACGATCGTTCATCAACTCCTAGATTGCAGAGGGTCACGGTGTACGTTATACTTCGCT
It encodes:
- the LOC124314870 gene encoding cuticle protein CP14.6-like, coding for MKLFVIAALLAVAAAAPAGTPYAGYKAPEIAIVAQSDVRNGDGSGAWSYAGSDGTTRDESYAQKALPGYKDAYGKESYESGAGNTNKGASYYISPEGQKITLTWVADEGGFQPKGDHLPVAPVHVYELPVAPALPYSRTGPGY
- the LOC124314886 gene encoding pupal cuticle protein Edg-78E-like, with protein sequence MKLFVIAALLALASAAPSGSTYGGYKPAISIVSQSDVRNGDGSSQWSYGGSDGTTREEAQSQLPGSGGDYGYGGGNTNRGATYWISPEGQKISLTWTADQNGYLPKGDHLPVAPALPYFRTGLGI
- the LOC124314860 gene encoding endocuticle structural glycoprotein SgAbd-4-like, whose amino-acid sequence is MGSDGSYWCHLDSRIPSTMKVFIFGVLISIVAAGSIPAYGDKRPDIVSQSDVRNVDGSSQWSFAGSDGTTREESQIQKQLTSGYDKETASGNTNKGSTYYISPEGQKITLTWISDENGFQPKGDHLPTPPPVPEEIARMLSTLPKLAESYKSV
- the LOC124314869 gene encoding cuticle protein CP14.6-like; the encoded protein is MKLFVIAALLAVAAAAPSGYKPEYKAPEITIVSQSDVRNVDGSGQWSYAGSDGTTRDEAYEQKTFKGVTYDSYGKESYGDVQGNTNKGSSYWVSPEGQRLTLTWVADDAGFQPKGDHLPVAPVHEFELPVAPVHIPFDGKGFKIY
- the LOC124314866 gene encoding cuticle protein CP14.6-like; its protein translation is MKLFIIAALLAVAAAAPSGYKPEYKAPEIAIVAQSDVRNVDGSGAWSYAGSDGTTRDESYAQKQLAAQPSYGKDAYGKESYESGAGNTNKGASYYISPEGQKITLTWVADEGGFQPKGDHLPVAPVHEYELPVAPALPYSRTGAGF